A genome region from Gossypium hirsutum isolate 1008001.06 chromosome A04, Gossypium_hirsutum_v2.1, whole genome shotgun sequence includes the following:
- the LOC107931233 gene encoding TSL-kinase interacting protein 1 isoform X1, with the protein MQTESLVSLPSEAQHNQENVPIQVGDLDVASSTSNNTVPEQPAKKPTRQWAAWTRQEEESFFTALRQVGKNFEKITCRVQSKNKDQVRHYYYRLVRRMNKLLGPRLCLDAKNSKDTNAAMLRWWSLLEKYSCRASKLHLKPRRFKIFVEALEHQLLKDRKKTVRKRPSQGENSSPTSPNSVTNQSRASGQDARTVKLFLVDSQNIQKLGPGKGSFKRNNNVGVNRSNSKGESNTMKPARQRLKPGASSSAYKKWEKAAIAGVSLVADAAEHLEKTINDNGGEHEQDTAGPGQHDPVENNQLPLPSFSHNPFTQNYIHATGKLKLQLFPIDDSTRRALEMDKHNPHLELTLSTRKKISSVLEHLNRKWGHSSIASGELMLFPYGVQRENLRGHQRWNQATTVSAADVFAMVGSPQVFRLRYGWFSDTEVASLSWQAPVSLPYIPSVHNMNVENRKGQIVKEVQAVSCTSDQCKELNDRYKNQPMIQKENLVLEPSLTDPHDEINTYLNTSSKDDLGDSLVPARNASSDRSETCNVAIMGRLEDTDDQRLNNSSTALCAGEWADSLTNISVGDLLAEVPQDLNDNCVDHPVPESSLCFQQIPFSCDSFDAAIAAHISRHQNKMGVPSLASRASSIWDAEETCDAFLFPKNPIPCVDGARLSGDASPAACKQIATSDSAGSEYMQLFVQSPDPEEPMENSACEELVDEHPSDPYIVDTTEKDFNGLTDIYWPDSLGPLDLDAPSRKYHSEDLILGDSLGGLNRLIASSLDAFQNCSFFGLDKKESTSTVEGRDTASPAFKIGSEG; encoded by the exons ATGCAGACAGAGTCACTGGTCTCCTTACCCTCTGAGGCACAACATAATCAAGAAAATGTTCCTATTCAAGTTGGAGATCTCGATGTAGCCTCATCCACCTCGAATAATACGGTGCCAGAACAACCTG CTAAAAAACCAACTCGGCAATGGGCTGCTTGGACACGTCAAGAGGAAGAGAGTTTCTTCACTGCATTACGACAAGTTGGGAAG AATTTTGAGAAGATCACATGCCGTGTGCAAAGTAAAAACAAAGATCAG GTCAGACATTATTACTATCGTCTTGTGAGGCGCATGAACAAGCTTCTGGGTCCACGATTATGCTTGGATGCCAAAAACTCTAAAGATACTAATGCAGCAATGCTTCGCTG GTGGTCTCTGCTGGAAAAGTATAGCTGCAGAGCTTCAAAACTTCATCTTAAACCCcgaagatttaaaatttttgttgaagctTTG GAGCATCAACTTTTGAAGGACCGGAAGAAGACTGTAAGAAAACGACCCTCCCAAGGGGAGAATAGCTCACCTACATCTCCGAACAGTGTCACAAATCAGAGTAGGGCTTCAGGACAGGATGCTCGTACTGTCAAACTATTTCTTGTAGACAGTCAAAACATTCAGAAATTAGGACCTGGAAAAGGGTCATTTAAGCGTAATAACAATGTAGGTGTCAACCGTAGCAATAGTAAAGGAGAGTCAAATACCATGAAACCTGCAAGGCAACGGCTGAAACCAG GTGCCTCATCATCTGCATATAAAAAATGGGAAAAGGCTGCAATTGCTGGGGTTTCTTTGGTTGCTGATGCTGCTGAGCATTTGGAGAAAACGATTAATGATAATGGAGGTGAGCATGAGCAAGATACCGCAG GTCCTGGCCAACATGACCCGGTTGAAAATAATCAACTTCCTTTGCCATCTTTCTCACATAATCCTTTCACGCAAAACTACATACATGCTACTGGGAAACTTAAGCTTCAACTGTTTCCAATTGATGACAGTACTAGAAGAGCCTTGGAAATG GATAAACACAATCCACATTTGGAGCTCACTCTTAGTACTCGAAAGAAGATATCATCGGTATTGGAGCATCTGAATCGAAAATGGGGACACTCAAGTATAGCATCAGGAGAACTTATGCTTTTCCCTTATGGTGTTCAAAGAGAAAACCTTAGGGGTCATCAGAGATGGAATCAAGCCACCACTGTCAGTGCAGCAGATGTATTTGCAATGGTTGGAAGCCCCCAAGTATTTCGCCTAAG GTATGGTTGGTTTTCTGATACTGAAGTTGCATCTTTGTCCTGGCAAGCACCTGTTTCCTTGCCCTACATTCCAAGTGTGCATAATATGAATGTTGAAAATAGGAAGGGCCAGATTGTCAAAGAAGTACAAGCTGTCTCATGTACCAGTGATCAATGTAAGGAACTTAATGATCGTTACAAGAATCAGCCAATGATACAGAAAGAAAATCTAGTCCTTGAACCTTCTTTAACTGATCCTCATGATGAGATTAATACATACCTTAACACTAGTTCTAAAGATGATCTTGGGGATTCTCTTGTTCCTGCAAGAAATGCCTCCTCAGATAGAAGTGAGACTTGCAATGTTGCTATCATGGGAAGGTTGGAGGATACG GATGATCAGAGATTGAACAATAGCAGTACTGCATTATGTGCTGGAGAATGGGCTGACAGTCTTACAAACATAAGTGTTGGAGATCTTCTTGCAGAAGTGCCTCAGGACTTGAATGATAACTGTGTTGACCACCCTGTTCCAGAAAGCTCACTATGTTTTCAGCAGATTCCATTCAGCTGTGATTCTTTTGACGCAGCTATTGCTGCTCATATATCTAGGCATCAAAACAAGATGGGGGTTCCATCATTGGCATCCCGTGCGTCGTCTATTTGGGATGCCGAAGAAACATGCGATGCCTTCTTATTTCCTAAGAATCCTATTCCTTGTGTGGACGGTGCTAGATTATCTGGTGATGCTTCCCCAGCTGCCTGCAAACAGATTGCAACATCAGACTCTGCGGGATCAGAATATATGCAGCTTTTCGTGCAATCACCTGATCCAGAGGAGCCAATGGAAAATTCTGCTTGTGAAGAACTCGTAGATGAGCATCCATCTGATCCCTACATCGTGGATACTACAGAAAAGGATTTCAATGGGCTGACTGACATTTATTGG CCTGACTCATTAGGACCATTAGATCTTGATGCACCATCTCGCAAGTATCATAGTGAAGATTTGATTTTAGGGGACAGCCTTGGAGGTTTGAACCGTCTAATAGCCAGCAGTCTGGATGCATTTCAAAATTGCTCATTTTTCGGTTTGGACAAGAAAGAATCTACATCCACAGTTGAAGGTCGGGACACTGCATCCCCGGCTTTCAAAATCGGCAGCGAGGGCTGA
- the LOC107931233 gene encoding TSL-kinase interacting protein 1 isoform X2: MQTESLVSLPSEAQHNQENVPIQVGDLDVASSTSNNTVPEQPAKKPTRQWAAWTRQEEESFFTALRQVGKNFEKITCRVQSKNKDQVRHYYYRLVRRMNKLLGPRLCLDAKNSKDTNAAMLRWWSLLEKYSCRASKLHLKPRRFKIFVEALEHQLLKDRKKTVRKRPSQGENSSPTSPNSVTNQSRASGQDARTVKLFLVDSQNIQKLGPGKGSFKRNNNVGVNRSNSKGESNTMKPARQRLKPGASSSAYKKWEKAAIAGVSLVADAAEHLEKTINDNGGPGQHDPVENNQLPLPSFSHNPFTQNYIHATGKLKLQLFPIDDSTRRALEMDKHNPHLELTLSTRKKISSVLEHLNRKWGHSSIASGELMLFPYGVQRENLRGHQRWNQATTVSAADVFAMVGSPQVFRLRYGWFSDTEVASLSWQAPVSLPYIPSVHNMNVENRKGQIVKEVQAVSCTSDQCKELNDRYKNQPMIQKENLVLEPSLTDPHDEINTYLNTSSKDDLGDSLVPARNASSDRSETCNVAIMGRLEDTDDQRLNNSSTALCAGEWADSLTNISVGDLLAEVPQDLNDNCVDHPVPESSLCFQQIPFSCDSFDAAIAAHISRHQNKMGVPSLASRASSIWDAEETCDAFLFPKNPIPCVDGARLSGDASPAACKQIATSDSAGSEYMQLFVQSPDPEEPMENSACEELVDEHPSDPYIVDTTEKDFNGLTDIYWPDSLGPLDLDAPSRKYHSEDLILGDSLGGLNRLIASSLDAFQNCSFFGLDKKESTSTVEGRDTASPAFKIGSEG; encoded by the exons ATGCAGACAGAGTCACTGGTCTCCTTACCCTCTGAGGCACAACATAATCAAGAAAATGTTCCTATTCAAGTTGGAGATCTCGATGTAGCCTCATCCACCTCGAATAATACGGTGCCAGAACAACCTG CTAAAAAACCAACTCGGCAATGGGCTGCTTGGACACGTCAAGAGGAAGAGAGTTTCTTCACTGCATTACGACAAGTTGGGAAG AATTTTGAGAAGATCACATGCCGTGTGCAAAGTAAAAACAAAGATCAG GTCAGACATTATTACTATCGTCTTGTGAGGCGCATGAACAAGCTTCTGGGTCCACGATTATGCTTGGATGCCAAAAACTCTAAAGATACTAATGCAGCAATGCTTCGCTG GTGGTCTCTGCTGGAAAAGTATAGCTGCAGAGCTTCAAAACTTCATCTTAAACCCcgaagatttaaaatttttgttgaagctTTG GAGCATCAACTTTTGAAGGACCGGAAGAAGACTGTAAGAAAACGACCCTCCCAAGGGGAGAATAGCTCACCTACATCTCCGAACAGTGTCACAAATCAGAGTAGGGCTTCAGGACAGGATGCTCGTACTGTCAAACTATTTCTTGTAGACAGTCAAAACATTCAGAAATTAGGACCTGGAAAAGGGTCATTTAAGCGTAATAACAATGTAGGTGTCAACCGTAGCAATAGTAAAGGAGAGTCAAATACCATGAAACCTGCAAGGCAACGGCTGAAACCAG GTGCCTCATCATCTGCATATAAAAAATGGGAAAAGGCTGCAATTGCTGGGGTTTCTTTGGTTGCTGATGCTGCTGAGCATTTGGAGAAAACGATTAATGATAATGGAG GTCCTGGCCAACATGACCCGGTTGAAAATAATCAACTTCCTTTGCCATCTTTCTCACATAATCCTTTCACGCAAAACTACATACATGCTACTGGGAAACTTAAGCTTCAACTGTTTCCAATTGATGACAGTACTAGAAGAGCCTTGGAAATG GATAAACACAATCCACATTTGGAGCTCACTCTTAGTACTCGAAAGAAGATATCATCGGTATTGGAGCATCTGAATCGAAAATGGGGACACTCAAGTATAGCATCAGGAGAACTTATGCTTTTCCCTTATGGTGTTCAAAGAGAAAACCTTAGGGGTCATCAGAGATGGAATCAAGCCACCACTGTCAGTGCAGCAGATGTATTTGCAATGGTTGGAAGCCCCCAAGTATTTCGCCTAAG GTATGGTTGGTTTTCTGATACTGAAGTTGCATCTTTGTCCTGGCAAGCACCTGTTTCCTTGCCCTACATTCCAAGTGTGCATAATATGAATGTTGAAAATAGGAAGGGCCAGATTGTCAAAGAAGTACAAGCTGTCTCATGTACCAGTGATCAATGTAAGGAACTTAATGATCGTTACAAGAATCAGCCAATGATACAGAAAGAAAATCTAGTCCTTGAACCTTCTTTAACTGATCCTCATGATGAGATTAATACATACCTTAACACTAGTTCTAAAGATGATCTTGGGGATTCTCTTGTTCCTGCAAGAAATGCCTCCTCAGATAGAAGTGAGACTTGCAATGTTGCTATCATGGGAAGGTTGGAGGATACG GATGATCAGAGATTGAACAATAGCAGTACTGCATTATGTGCTGGAGAATGGGCTGACAGTCTTACAAACATAAGTGTTGGAGATCTTCTTGCAGAAGTGCCTCAGGACTTGAATGATAACTGTGTTGACCACCCTGTTCCAGAAAGCTCACTATGTTTTCAGCAGATTCCATTCAGCTGTGATTCTTTTGACGCAGCTATTGCTGCTCATATATCTAGGCATCAAAACAAGATGGGGGTTCCATCATTGGCATCCCGTGCGTCGTCTATTTGGGATGCCGAAGAAACATGCGATGCCTTCTTATTTCCTAAGAATCCTATTCCTTGTGTGGACGGTGCTAGATTATCTGGTGATGCTTCCCCAGCTGCCTGCAAACAGATTGCAACATCAGACTCTGCGGGATCAGAATATATGCAGCTTTTCGTGCAATCACCTGATCCAGAGGAGCCAATGGAAAATTCTGCTTGTGAAGAACTCGTAGATGAGCATCCATCTGATCCCTACATCGTGGATACTACAGAAAAGGATTTCAATGGGCTGACTGACATTTATTGG CCTGACTCATTAGGACCATTAGATCTTGATGCACCATCTCGCAAGTATCATAGTGAAGATTTGATTTTAGGGGACAGCCTTGGAGGTTTGAACCGTCTAATAGCCAGCAGTCTGGATGCATTTCAAAATTGCTCATTTTTCGGTTTGGACAAGAAAGAATCTACATCCACAGTTGAAGGTCGGGACACTGCATCCCCGGCTTTCAAAATCGGCAGCGAGGGCTGA